aaaaacaaagtCATCTAAAGTATTATTAGCACGAGTTTGACACtagtgaataataataatactccccCTATTCTCCCTAAGTGtcctatttgacttttcacaatttatatatatatatatatatatatatatatatatatatatatatatatatatatatatatatatatatatatatatatatatatatatatatgtctgtgAATAAAATATAAGTCTATTTTTATCTCTTAGGAGGTAAGTGAAGGAGGATGGAAAATTAGTATTTGCTATTTTCACTAAACAAAAGTCTTACTTTATCTCTCTAAAATACTACTACAACATAGTAACTTATATGTGGATATTAATTTGGATGTCGAAGGCACCGCCCCCGGAGTTGTTGGTGTTAATTTTCAGGTATTCAATGGTACCACCATTTTATTACCACATCTACCCGAAGGTACCCATTTATCtgattgttttcgatttttgaCCGgagcaaaatatatatatatatatatatatatatatatatatatatatatatatatatatatatatatatatatatatatatatatatatatatattaattgtacactaaaaaaaataataatatcaatttatgGGTTGTTTTGTTATGAATTTCCAATATAATTTTACTATTTGAAACTTTAAATGCTTATATATTGCCCttataattacatatataataactcaataaataattaatagtaacACTTTTTTCAAATTccacaaatttaaatatatcatttaaggttctttcaaattttaatcaaaaataaaccaTTAGCCTTTTTTGAGTGTTGTAATATAATCATGCATTTTTAGATATCtagatcaaattaattaaatgttaatCTATCTAAAAGCATGTACATGTAAATCAAATTTCTATATAAATCGGCCATTAGGGCAATAATCaatgtttaatacaaattaaaaaattcttcATTAAATTTGGAGTGGGTAAGAGCGAAAATTAGTTGGTGTAGAGttagttatatatatagattgaGAAGTGGATAGATACCAAAAGTGATGGGTGCTATGAATTAGGTTCCATTTATTATTCACATCATTTTTGTTCGATTTTTTGGGTGACGAAAAAGTTGGAGTCTTTTTTCTCCTatgtttgcttttttttttttcgtagtATGTGATCAATACACTCTTTTTGTTCTTAAAAATAGTCCCAAGTAAAGGTAGGGTAAATTTCaagaaaatagaataataactaaaatgtaataaaaaattatactctaCAGGTTGATAATATATAGAAAGtataaatgaaatataaatgTAAGCTAAATGTGTagataagaaattttaaaaaaatttgagtcACGgccaaatataaattaaagcatATTCAATAAAAGGGGCTAAAATAGTAgtaagaggaagaagaaaagggatttatattattaaattatagaGAAATTTCAACTGGTGACTctaagttttttaatttttcacgtggtaaaaaaatgtttttttttaatttgtatgatAAATCTAAGCTTTTAACTTTTCCAATTGATAGacaaaatattaagttttttgttaaatttatgttattaattacCATCTTAACGActtctttttcttaaaaacagATGTCATAGTCACCTTTATGTacatactttttttttgaaattttgttcAAAATGAGTACTTAATTAACAAGAGGCTTAATCTTTTGTCTACTACAAGGAGAAGTTGAAAGCTCAGAATCATTATGTGTATTAAAAAAGTTTATCTACCACATTGAAAAAGTCCAATACTCAGGTTTACCACgtgattttttctaaaatatattacaatgattaaataaaaaatgctCATATATGGGCAGCTTTATTAAGCTTTAATCCAAGTAGaataaaagtataataaaaacaattgttTGTAAAAGTgagttataaaatatatatatatatatatatatatatatgcttataATGATTGATTGTAGATTAATTATATACTGTAGTGAAATACAATGAACTTCTAAATTGTTTTATTCTCTCCTCTTCATAAATTCATGATTCTTTACTTTCTGATCCCTCTTTTCTTCCACTTTATATCCTCTAAAGGGACGTCAAAGTTTTATGACTAAAGGAAAgcactaaatatatttttataaatctgttttaatttatttatatcacaTCTTTCTATTTTACATAAAggtttaaaaatatattttcttttaattcaataatagaagtataaattaaacatttttttttatcacggAATAAGTTAAAAAGCAACTAAATGTCGAATTAAACCCAAATTtcaaaactattttttaatattgaagAGCATTTTTATGCTAATACTAAATGAATAATCTTCTAAAAATTAACACCAAACAGTTGTAAATAATTTATGCTAATACTAAAGGTCACGTTACCTCCATTTTCCACCTTTCTAATTGCTGATTTTTATCGACTATTTATGTCTTAACCATTAGTTAATATTACTGATATATATGTGCTGGCCCTTTGGCCCATTTGTTTTTTGGCCCATACATATTTACATCATCCTCTactgtatataaatatatatatatgtctcttgtatttttgtttctaataagaagaagaaaaacatTAAGAACACAGCATTGCTCTTCCTCCATCTTCTCTCTTCAAGAACAATTCTCAGAAATCTGAGAATtgttacatggtatcagagcggatCTTTAGTGCTCTATCATACCTTCcgcattttttttccttttcttctacAATCGTTGAAATTGCATCAagattctgaattttttttttcttcagaaTCGAATTCTCAAAATTCCGATTAAAAGGTTTCATCTCAAATTTCTTGAATCGCCTTCTTCTTCCTTGTCCTTCTTGATATCAAAATGATTGAATCGAGTTATACTTCACAAAATCCAATTGCAGATCCAAATTCTATATACTATATTCACCCAAATGAAAACCCTACTGTTTCTTTGGTCTCAGAAAAATTTAATGGCGATAATTACGCAGATTGGAAGAGAGCTATGGTTTTAGCTttgtcaatgaagaacaaaattgCTTTTATTGATGGGAGCCTGATTAAGCCTGAAATCACTGATACTCTCTTCAAAGCTTGGGAAAGATGCAACAACATGATAATCTCATATTTACTAAGATCTGTGGATAATACAatagcaaaaagtgttttgtATTTCTCAACTGCTTGCGAAAtctggaaagatcttgaagatcGCTATTCAGTGATATCAGGACCACAATTGTTTTCTCTACAACAAAATTTAAGCAAGATTAATCAAGACGACAGTTCTATTGctgtatttttcacaaaaatcaaaggCGTTTGGGATCAGATCAGTGCGGCAAACCCTATTCCAATCTGCACATGCAATGGCTGTTCATGCAATTTCTTAAagaaatttatcaaaaataagCAAGATGAAAGATTAGTACAATTTCTTATGAAATTAGATAACAAACACAATGCAGTCAGAACAAATATTCTAATGATGAATCCTCTTCCACCTATTTCTGTTGCCTACAATTTACTGATACAAGATGAGAGACAACAGGAGATAGCAGAAGTATCCAACAAACATTCTACCATGGCATTCACTGCTGGTGATGGAATTAAAGGTGAGACAAACAAATCAACAACCTTCAAGAAGAACAACATGTACTGTGAATATTGCAAAATGACAAACCATACAATAAACAAGTGTTACAAGCTAAATGGGTATCCCAAGAATGAAACGAACAACAAGGGAACAAAAGGAAGAAGAGTGGCAGCCATGACTTGTGAAGAAGGGTCAGATGATGAACAAGATCAAGAAACTGATTTGTGcaaaaaattagtaaatctaatcaaagaaaacaaaaaatgcAATGACATTCAAGCTACAGAAAAGGCCAACATGGCAGGTAAAAATGCTTGCTCAATCACTTGTTTCAATTCAAGATGGATAATAGATAGTGGAGCCACTGATCACATTTGTTCTAACCTGGAATTATTTGATAACTACAATTTTTTTGACAAATCACCTAACAAAATAACGGTGGCTGAtggaaagaaattaaaaatagaaaacattGGAACTACAACATTTGGAAATGGTATCATACTCAAAAATGTGCTCCATGTACCAAGACTTCAGTTCAATTTAATTTCAACACATAAATTATGTAAGGACATGGATTGTAATATAGTTTTTACACATGACAAGTGCATGATCCAGGATCATTCACAGAGAAGTACCCTGGTTCTTGGTAATCTGGAGTCAGGACTTTATGCAGTCAAAAATGATGATGATAGAACAAGAAGTTCAGTCAACATTGCTGCTACAGAAGAACTGAAGTTGATGCACTTAAGGATGGGTCATATTCCATTCAATAGGCTCCAGCTTGTTAATGATAACCTAGCAAATAAGAATGGTCTAGACTGTATTTGCCAAATTTGTCCTAGAGCAAAACAAACTAGAagtttttttccaaaaataggaAGTAGAAGTAAAAATTGTTTTGATTTGTTGCATATAGATGTTTGGGGTCCTTACAAAATCAGAACTCATAATGATTGTACATACTTCTTgaccattgttgatgatttttcaaGGCATACTTGGACTTtcatgatgaaaaataaaagtgattCTGTTGATATTCTTGATTTTCTTATTACATTCATACATAATCAGTTTGATGTTATTGTCAAAGCAGTTAGAAGTGATAATGCCAAAGAACTTTGTGAaggtaaaattttaaatgtatatGAAAAGTTTGGGATTTTGCATCAAAGAAGCTGCATTGATACTCCACAGCAGAATGGGGTAGTAGAAAGGAAGCACAGACATCTACTTGAAACAGCAAGGGCACTTTACTTTCAATCCAAAGTTCCATTAATATTCTGGGGAGAATGCCTGCTTACTGCCACTCACTTGATTAATAGAATGCCTTTGAGCTGCATAGAAGACAAGTCACCTTATGAAAAGGTGTATGGAAGAAGACCTAACATTGATCACTTAAGGGTTTTTGGCTGTTTGGTTTATGCCTCAAGTCTAAAGGCAAATAGATCCAAATTTGACTCAAGAGCCATACCTTGTATCATGATGGGATATGAGATAGGTCAAAAGGGATACAAACTTTTGAATTTGGAAACAAACAAACTGTTTGTCTCAAGGGATGTCACATTTCATGAAAAACATCTACCATTTCACCTCTCTGACTCACCTTAAACCTCTCTGAACCCCATTTTTCTTCCCAGCCATACACCCTTTAACTTACCAGAAGATCAGCCCTTACTTGATGCTTTCATTCTACCCACTGAAGCAACCACACCTGAAGCAAAACAGAACATAGAAACACCTCATACAACCAACCCACACATACCTGCACCACAAACACATCCACCAAACCTCATCACCAATTCACCAAATAAAAGAATACATAGAAAACCTGCTTGGATGGATGACTTTGTTTGTGCTGCTTATAATGAAACACAACACTGGTGTAACATTGTTCAATTTGAAGAAATCCCAACACACTGTAAAGCTTTCATATCTTGTATATCTGCTCTCTCTGAACCAGCAACCTACCTTGAGGCTGCTCAACATCCTGAATGGGTAAAGGCAATGCAGAAGGAAATAGAAGCCCTCAATGCAAACCACACTTGGGAAGTCATAGACCTACCTAAAGGTAAGAAGGCCATTGGATGTAAGTGGGTTTACAAAGTAAAACTTAAGAAGGATGGAACTTTGGAAAGGTACAAGGCAAGGCTTGTGGCAAAGGGGTTCACACAAAAGTAATCTGAGAATTGTTACAGTTAATGGGCAATTGTAAAGGCTTGTATGAACCGTTAGATTATTTTAGTTTGTATTCTCTTTGTGACTTTTAGATTACTACTGATAGTAATATATTTTAACACTAACAATCAGATATTACTTGTACGAACCAAGTAATATGTCAATTCTAAACTTTTAAGTCTCATGGTCGATGTCGACCTTGAAGATATAGGCTAGTGCAAGCCTAGCCTTAGATAATTTCCCTCTGAATCCGTTACAAATTGGTAATCGAGCCCTTGCCAAAATTTTGTTACTAAATTTACTACTCCCTTcctatttggaatatttcactttaaggaaagaaaattttaattaatgtttttgacacatatttaaaagataaaatacatTCATGTAatatcttgttagatttgtcttaatgtataattttttattatgtattttttataattttttattatatgtatttagagatattgaggtttaaaatttatattgaaaactatgcaaaaagtaaatgagaagaataaaaagaaacagAGAAAGTACTTCATTACTCTATAACATGACATTTAATTTTTGGTTCAACAAGTTAGAAGAATGatactaaaaatttaaattcaaagtaaaatattagaaaaaagaaaatgtgtTGATGAAAACTATGAATATGGTATGAATAATGTCATATGAGGAAATAAGGCTGTGTTGTGACAAGGAATAAAGTGTAGATATTACTTTTCGCCGCATTTTATTCagagatattaaaaaaatgtcactaatttaaatttttagtgtaataattaatagtttttattttaagtttcattaTACAGTGATTCAGTGACACTCAAGTAGTCTATAATGACATTTAAGAAAATGTCGCTAGACACTATGTCGTGAAAAACTTTAGTATGAATTTTTATTATGCTTATAAAGAGTCTAATAAATATTACCAAATCCGTTATATacactattagaaatttaaagtagtgacatttaaaataaatgtcatcaactatatcccactaaaaataaattatattgtagtgTTTAAATACGATGTTATAAGTCAAATTaatatagaattttaaatatgcGTAAATATATTGTGCAtatcatttaatttttgtatacAAGTTATTTTGATTAATCGAATAgagttttcaatttcaattaatCTAGTCAATTTAAACATCTTCAATAAAATTAAGGCCCAGCCTTTGAACGTTGACGCTTACTACTTCGAAACACCCAGAAAACACAAGGGGAAGTAGAGTCTCCTAAGTGATGGATAGAGAGTGGGGATCGAAGCCTGGAAGCGGCGGCGCCGCTTCGGCTCAGAATGAAGCCATTGATCGTCGAGAGCGTCTTCGGAGACTCGCCCTCGAGACTATCGATCTTGCCAAAGACCCCTATTTTATGCGCAATCATCTTGGAAGGTTAGGGTTTATTTCTgtcttttcttctttcttcaatTTTAGTGCTTGCAATTTTAATGGCGGTTCCATCTTAATTAACTAACAGTTACGAGTGTAAGCTGTGTTTAACATTGCACAACAATGAGGGAAATTACTTGGCACATACTCAAGGAAAGCGTCACCAAACCAATTTGGCTAAGAGAGCGGCTCGTGAGGCTAAAGATGCTCCTGCTCAACCTCAACCTAATAAACGCAAAGTTGATATTCGTAAAACTGGTCAGTTTCTCCTTTTTTCCCCCTAATTTTCTTCTTTGGTGTTTCTTTTCTATTGAGATGAATGATGATTATGCGTTTTACTGGTGTTTTTGGATTAGGTTAATATGTTTTGATTATTCTTAATAATAGCcatttttaatggattttagtTGAGTTTATGTTTGAGTGAGAGGACATATGAAGGGTTTTGcttttaatgttgaaaatttcgTCAATTCGGCTTACAGGATACATAATTTTTTGTATTTAGGTCTGTTTTGTACCTGATACACCATCTGAAAATAGAGATCAGTGAACCTAATTCGCTTCTGCGGATTGAACATACAAATTATGAGCTAATTGTGAATTCCTGCGGGAATTAGGCGTCATTTATCCTGATAAGCAGTCAAGATGTACTTCTGCAGGATTTGCTCATTTATGCTGCGATTAGTGTTATTTTAATTCTCTAATCCCTTGCTTATTGAACAAGCAGATTTTGGCCATTTTTGGCCAATTATGAATTCCTGCGTGATAAGTACTTCTGCGGATTGGCTCATTTTATGTCGAGTGTCTTTTAATCTTCAGTAACATGTAGATAGTCATTGCACTTTACGTGGGTATGTAATAGTGTTAAACCTCTTAACTTTTAGCTAGAGAGCTCGTTATTTTCATTGATAACAAATTGCAACgcaacaatgtcaaagctttAGCCTAACCCCAATAACATGGAATtgactacatgaaccaaaacaatttgagaaataGTTGATAAAAAGTACTATTCGATCCTATCTAATActactaataatttttattcCTGATCTAGAACTAACAAAATCAAGTCTATGATCATCTACATATGTTCTCTTTCTCTATCCATTTCAATCTATTGTCACATATTCATGTAaaccttgatttttttttttatgtcatTTTTCACTCCTTTATCCACGTCATCTTTGGTAGTTCCAACTTTTGACTGTTCCAGTCGATTCTCATCATTTTTCTCATCAATATGTTTctcacattttaatattttgaaatttctCTTGATCTAATTTTGCTATTCAATTGATGTATTCTACAGTCTACACTTAGTTGTTACTTGTAGTCGTTTCTAGTACTAGTCACAAACTTCAATATGACTAATGAAGAGAAGTCGGTGAGTCATTCTGATTTTATAATTAGAGCATTGTTTAAAAAAATGCAGACAACAAAAGTTATATTAGGATCATCTCCACTTCTTGGGCAACAGATGGCCTAATTCATAAAGTTCATTTAGCCTCACAAGTGGGCATTTATGAACCAGCATCTGAAGCCATTCATCATAGGACATTACACTTAAACAATAGCTTTTTCATGAGAGTTGAGTTCTGCTTAGGTGTCCCTTGGATATAAGTAAAAATTACCGCCAATCTGCCATAGTGAAAACATTTTTCCCGTTGTAAAATGATTGTTGCTTTTTGTGAAATTTAATGTAAGCTACGTATTGTGAATTGCCTTTCTGAATCATTGTGACTAGTTTTAGAGACTGGATTATGCTGGAAGCTCCATGTCATTGTGATGCATGGCAAAGGAACAAGTATACATTACTGTTGTAGACATGATTCTACAATCCTTGTTCGACTCTGATAGTTTTTTACAGAGGCCTTTGCCTAATATTGGATTGCCTGAGGTCCTTTAAAGAAAATGTGTGTTTTATCACCCATAGTTTGCTCGTTTGTTTTGATCATTATATTCGGTGTATGCGCTTTATGGTCAGACCATAAAAAAATCAACTGATTTTCGCAGATTTACTTGCTTTTTCTTTACCATATGAGCAACTAAACAAATTATGGATTTCACATGGTTTGTTcacctttttttcattttgctcaaatatcatCATCAAATCCAAGTATTTGTCTTGTAATACCTGCCTTCAGAGAAGTTTTATTGTGCTTTAGATCAGTATTTTAGGGTTTATCCCATGCCGCTTGAGCTATGCATTGGTATCTTGTTTGAGCTTTTCATTTCTTCAATTGTTCTTTGTTGTTGAAGTGACAGTTGAAACTGCATGATCTTGTTGATACTCCTGTTTGTCCTAAAGTTTTGTTCTTGACCTTGTTTTCTTGTAAGTGAAATCACAATAATGTCTGTGTACAACcttgtttttttttcagttttttgttTGGCGCAGTGAATAATCTTGTCTCTAATTAATTCTCGGTGTTCTTGTTCTACCATCTCTTGACGGTCTAAAGTTTCTCTCATTCTTGTAGTTAAGATTGGCAGGCCTGGGTACCGAGTAACAAAGCAATTTGATCCTGACACAAAGCAGCGGTCTCTTCTTTTCCAGGTAACTGCTTGctgcttattatttatttacaaattttctcATTAACTGTGTTCTCTTGGAAGATGAGTTGCTTATGATTCTATATCTGAATGCAGATAGAGTATCCTGAAATTGAGGACAACACTAAGCCTAGGCACCGGTTTATGTCTTCTTTTGAGCAGGTGATTTTTAAGATGTTGACATATTGTATGCTTTATAGATGGTCCAACAacttaattacttattttttccTTTGGCTAGAGGGTTGACGCTTTTGACAAAAGATTCCAGTATCTTCTGTTCGCTGCTGAGCCTTATGAAATCATATCATTCAAGGTAAATTAAGTTTAACTTTTCATTTTGTTCAAGGAcacaaattattttcttaagCTTCTGTTGCTTCTCGATTCAGGTTCCTAGCACCGAAATTGACAAGTCTACCTCCAAATTCTTCTCACATTGGGACCCGGATTCCAAGATGTTCACGGTATGTTTAAGACCTTTGGTCATGATATTTTGCATACTACTGGAAAACTTTGTAACAAAATGATTGCTTATCAAGGGTAAAGTTTTGGACACCTAGGTGTGAACTACTAATGGTATTGGGTGATTGGGGTAATAGATTGTTGTTGTACTGGATAACTTTGTACAAAATTGCTACCAAATGTCAATAGTCATGTACAAAGTGGATGCTCGGGAGCTTACTAATGTTTTTGGAATGTTACAGTTGCAGCTATATTTCAAGCCCAAGCCACCAGAGGCCAATAAACCACAACCTACTACTGGACCAAATGGTACTTCAGCCCCAGGGGTCCCACCAGGGCCTCTTGCTCCACCTCCTCATGCGCCTCCGCCCCCTCCTCCACCGCCACAAGGACCTCCACCTAGTGCTCCAACTGGAAATCCTCCAAGAATGccgccaccaccaccaccatcaatGGCTAATGGGCAGAGGCCATTGCCTCCTGGTGGGCCTTCTCCAGCACCACCACCTCCCCCAGCAGGGAATTCTGGAATGGGAAACTTCACAATGGGAAACCAACTGCCTCCACCGCCCCAAGGCTTTCCTGGTCAACAGATGCAAGCACCACCACCTCCTCCTCCCAACATTAGCCAGTAACAGTGGGAGTACTAAATTATTAGTTTTGATCCATGAAATCTGTACTAGATTGGATGATTTTAGTTTCTTGTACTCGAAAAACGTTCTATTGTAccataaattttgtttttcccTGGAAAATATGTGTATTCACTCACTGTCAACAACTTTTCTATCTTGGTGAACTAGTGTTTGAATTCCTTTttacatttaaattatattacaGAAAATGTAGTCTGATACTCGCTccgtttttttttatcttttacattactataacgggtagttttaaaagttctttcactttagaatattttttatttttagaaagtttttattccatttttaccccttaaaaccctcattttcttttaatgtactccttttcttttatttataattattttctctctcatactttcagtataattattactttacactactatttaatcaaaaaataccCACTACAACTTCATGCTTTCAAtgcaatcattacttcacactcctatttaattaaaataatacctatTACAATTCAAAGAttttatcttccttaatatgtgtgaaaaactcaaAGTGGAAGATAAAAATGAACGGAGGAAATATTTGCTAAAATTTACCATACCCATGTTTATGCACACAAATCACAGTTTTATGTCCTTTTGTCTTGTTTAGAATTCAAAttagaaattagaaatttaTGAATGGAGAAATTAATACTGTACCGCGACAAAAAAAGGCTGAATGCAAAAAAGACTAAAAGCAATGACTCTAATCAgtatttttaaatgaatttgacACCACAAATGAAGACTAAAGAGAAACAAGAAAGCAAAATATCGGATTTGCTCTTGTACAATGGACCCATGTACACCATTATATAACCGGTTTCTGAGCATGTTTAACATGTTTAATAGTATAGAGCCTTGAAAAATTAGGGgttttaacatttaattatgTGATATATGTTTAGTGATAAAagatataaaattgttaaaaaaatattataatttttgacaTTGCATATAGTctttaaataaattttcaatttttgctcTACCCCTATATATAACCAGCTTGTGGAAAGTAGTACTTATTAACGCGTAGTCATAATTTGGTTAGTCTTCTTATGATGACTACATACTATAAGCAACAATGACAGCAATGTCTCATGCACCTGGATTCTAGTTATAAGTTATTACTACTAACTACTATCATTACGCCATCCATCCAACCAAATCATTAATGTTGATTACTCCTACTTGATTTTGatcatatttcttaattttattttattcaaggTAGGTTAGAGAATATCTATgggtaaaaaaagaaaaaattagtcaTTTCTTCAGGTGATcgaaatcaaatataaatacaaatttaaaagagAAAATCTTTAACCACTAGACTTaccaataatttttattttgtatttcattttttagttaatgAACCTTATGAATCAATGAGCAAACGTTTCTACTACGTGGCTTTTGGGAATACGAGGTCACCTATATCTTTCACTATAGTTAGACATGGCCATACTGTCAATAATCAAACACAATACTGCCGCTAATCATGATAGTGGGCCATGGGCATGCCATTTCCATTGTTTTGAGAGATTGAAACAACACATGACTCGAGTcactt
The sequence above is drawn from the Amaranthus tricolor cultivar Red isolate AtriRed21 chromosome 5, ASM2621246v1, whole genome shotgun sequence genome and encodes:
- the LOC130813279 gene encoding uncharacterized protein LOC130813279 encodes the protein MDREWGSKPGSGGAASAQNEAIDRRERLRRLALETIDLAKDPYFMRNHLGSYECKLCLTLHNNEGNYLAHTQGKRHQTNLAKRAAREAKDAPAQPQPNKRKVDIRKTVKIGRPGYRVTKQFDPDTKQRSLLFQIEYPEIEDNTKPRHRFMSSFEQRVDAFDKRFQYLLFAAEPYEIISFKVPSTEIDKSTSKFFSHWDPDSKMFTLQLYFKPKPPEANKPQPTTGPNGTSAPGVPPGPLAPPPHAPPPPPPPPQGPPPSAPTGNPPRMPPPPPPSMANGQRPLPPGGPSPAPPPPPAGNSGMGNFTMGNQLPPPPQGFPGQQMQAPPPPPPNISQ